One Eurosta solidaginis isolate ZX-2024a chromosome 1, ASM4086904v1, whole genome shotgun sequence genomic window, ATTGAATCTAGCCACAGTCCCCAGATTAACCACTGAGAAGTCTTAAAAGTGTCAACTGTGTAGTATTGGAATTTTGATCAGATTTGTCTAGTTACGAGAATAATTTGACACAAAACGTTTATATCAGATCAACGTTGAGCATTTGTAAAATTATCGCTTTCAAAACATTTCTGCtttacttccaataaaaatattcataaataaataatctacgacataaactaaggaaaaacaatattgtcacaacgaaatcggacaaaggaaacaccactgtgctaatcggaaAAGAGGAATATATAGCCAAATCCGAAGAACTCATAGAGGAAATGCAATGTCGTGGAATAAGAGAGGATCCCACGAATGAGTACTAAAAACAAATCAAAgctgctataaaaaatgcaacaaatatagtagattctaacatggcacatagattggtccaaatgaacccttcggctcctccactaattgcgctaccaaaaatccacaagccggaaactcaaatgaggcccatcattaattttaaatcggcaccatgttacaaactgtccaaatatttaaaaacgatattaaaAGATACTCTGAAGccaaggaacgaatatgcaatagctaatacaacagaactaatagagaaacttgagaccatacaactaacaaagaacagcaaattggtatattttgacataaaagatttatacacatcaataccactatcggagacattgggacatagttagctcaacaatagttcataatacaaaaaacaatgtgaaaagtatgcaaatcacaaatatgctaagaaccactttacgtcaaaactattttcaattcaacaataaaatatatagacaaacaaacggttttggaatgggaagccccacatcagccattcttattgaagtgttcatgcaaaatttgGAAGAAAAGTACACACAGGAACTGAAGTCTagattaggcgtgtcattttatgctagatacgtggatgacataatataagggccaattaatggtggcatataaccataaaaccataaccagataaaacagctgatcgaacctaccttatggaaatcaatgtaatcgataaatggtgccataccataacgctaacgccataaccataccatagccaaccaattggtttttgtttttatttatttattttttttggataCGTTGTGActaaagcttgaaacacaatgctctgacgccgcgaaataaacgcgacgaacatcgcgttgtcaaaaatagaatccccataacaacatgaaggtgaacacaatgaacgccaagagcggAATTTACgtgacgtcattttgcgacgatagatttaattctatcgtcgccgccgggcgatgacgacaattTATGCCAAAGGTGACCATAATTATTTTTTGCTTCAACGCTCACattaaatttaaactaaaaatacATTTATCTCGTTCTTTAAAAAGCACAAACATACATTTCCAAACTCTGGATTAGAATAAATTAATTTGCATGATTATAATAAAGTTTTTCAGTGAGTTCTTTGTGTGAAGTCATTAGTTCCTTCTTCTCTCTTCCTTTGTCCTTTCATATGGTCACCCTTAGTATAGTCAAATCAGCtgtttgtgtaaaattattttgtgaaaatttggtatgcaaattgaaaattgagaaaaattcGCGATTAAAATGGATATAAgtgaatatatcatagaaaaagTTAAGGAAAACGATTGTTTATATAATCTTGGTTCTTcagattataaaaatttaaataaaaagcagTCGATATTTGAAAATATTGGCATAGCATTGAACTTGGATGGTAAGTATTTATATGTTTGGATGTGGGTTCTTCTCATATGTTTAAGTATCCTTTTTAGGAGAAACATGTCGTAAAAAGTGGAAAAGTCTGCGAGACACTTATAAAAGGCGTAAGCGCTGTGCGCTATCTCCTTCCGGGAGCGCCGCAGGAAGTGCTACAAAAAGTTGGAAATACATGAATGCAATGCAGTTTTTAGACGACTATCCTGATTCAAGAAAGTAAATACAGGGTTAGGTATATTGCTGCGATTGGTTTGAGTGGTTTTCATTACATTTCGCAATTACTACACGTCTAAAAATTCCAGGagtggtatcaaaagatgcgttaGAATTACCACAATATTTGGTACAGTGATACTCTATATTACATATTAGTGTGATCGTGAATGTAATGTATATAATAGAaaatagattagattagattatcaatcatatatttttttctttttagaactGTTGGAAATTGTGATCCTGGCATGATTAACGAACATACTGATGTATATGAAAAGTCAACAGATTGCTCAAACTCTTCAAATCGTGAACCACTTATTGTATACGAATCGCAAATAAGCGAAAATTCGACAGATTGTTCCAATTCTCCAAATGCAATTATGGATGCTACTTTCGAACCGTATATAGTATACGAACCACAGTTAGTTGACGAGAATTCCAAACCTTCAAATGATAAAGCAGCTAGAAGCTATGTCGCTCAGAATAAGAACCGGAAGTCAAAAAAGCAAGCAGATGCCGAAGTTACTTCAGTTTTCAAGGAGGTGCTAAAAGAATGGGCAAAAACAATCCAAGAGATAGCTTGTGCCCTTGAGCAAGAAAAAATACGGGATACAAAATCGCTTTTGTTTGAAAGCTTGGCGAAAACAATTTCCAGTGCCAACTTATCACAGAATAATGTGCGCAATATTGAAAGGAAAGTTGTTGCTTTAGTTTATGAATGTTTATGTGTTCAATAATTTCACGTCTTTAGCTGATGGGTAAACAGTCGTAagtccaaaaaatatattttgagaaATGAGAAAAACAAGTACCTCAATGACAATGACAATGGCAATACATCGTAAAGTTCGAAGTGTAGGCAACCAACAATATCTGAGCTAAGATCTTTTGCCAGAAGGTCAAGAAgccataataaaattgaaaaatggtACTAATTCCATTTGGACTAAAAGTGGAGTTGCGACTGCTTACCTCTCATTAcagacatatcgttagcttaatgcacAAAGACCTAACCAACATATTTGAAATTTGTACGAGTAGCGAATCACATTTTATTTTCGCGTTCACAAAACACAGTATGGCATTTCAAATGTGGCTATGGTTCTAACCCTTTAAACTTTTTGTCAGGGCGTATTTTAATATATACCAAAGTCTGCGAAAAATGCAGTATCAAAAAGTctgttggttagggcctttgttaattaagctaacgatatttatGTATACCAATTATTCCCAacggcactgtatgccattttgggtCATATGTTGCCTTTATACAGAGAATGGAGACCAAATTCGAGCGTTGAAGTATGCAATTTAATAACCTATCGGTATTGAATAACGTATATTCTATAGTTCAAATTTGTGTAAaacattgaaattttatttaaaacttgaTAGCACCTAAATATACATCTTTCTCTTTTGCTAGATgcacaattttcaagtaattcaaCTCAGAGACTATACTAGTTAAGCCTTTAAACAAACctataaactttttattaataCACATACACTTTTGCTCACGCAGTTAACCCATAGTAATATTATTATTCGTAGTTCAggttttatttcgtttcataaaACAATTACGTAACTTATCAAAAAATACTACAAAACTTCTAATTTGTACATGGGTGCTTTTAtgataaaaatgtattttgtgtttgtatgtattgCCGATCTAGGACTTTGGGGCGTTTTATCAGGGAAATCCTGAAACGTTTGTAACTTTCGCTATTGCTTTGCTAGTTTGGAAGTATGCCATAATTTTTCTGAGGGATAACAGCTCCTGTACAAAAATTATGAATAGTTGCATAGATTAAAATATAAGCTTGGAAATTAATTAGACATATTTTGCTAAACTTGCATGGAGCGAATTTACTGCGCTAAAGTAAGATGGCTGAATTATGTAAGCAGCTACAATAGACCTTTGtgagaaaaaaattcatttttgtcATAAAAGTAGATGCAAATCAAAACTGGACGTATTAATTGACAGTTTTATGTTACTTCGAGTAATGAAATTTTACTACTTGAtggtaaatgtgtgtgtgtgtattgtaAAGACATACAGCAgcgccaattaaattcttttttttcgatatttgaagaaaacgcttcaatgaattttgttgctaaaactatgcaaaccattcgcaaaaaagtttacgaaaaattcgaaaattcgagagaattttacaaaaatttcaaagcttttATTAGAGTTCTCTGAATCTCTTTGAGTATGCAGCCTTCTAGTcctatcaattttagtctaacaaaattATAGGTCTCTTAGAATTCGGAttgattttcgaaacttttttcccGACACGCATTTGGATATAAAAAAGTAATTGTTTCAGGTTTTGTATAGAGaaaaatctaaaacacccttcgagagacctataactttgttagactaaaattgattgcacTACAAGGCTGCATACTTAAAGAAATTCAGAGAACCCTAATaaaagctttgaaatttttgtaaaattctctcgaattttcgaatttttcgtaaacttttttgcgaatggtttgcatagttttagcaacaaaattcattgaagtttttcttcaaatatcgaaaaaaagggatttaattggcgaatttaatttgattgccactgctatttttctgtttgctgctgttaatacagaatatttatttaaattaacttattacatactaaaaatattacattttgaatGATTGAATGATATAATGAATTATGCTGCAtactaaattttcaatatatatttggaaatttttatagacatttttaaaaacatttaagttaacatatttcatactaaatattacattttgaatgactgaatgataaaatgaattatactgcatactaaattttcaatatatatttggaaatttttatagagatttttaaaaacatttaaattaacatatttcatactaaatattacattttcaatgattgaatgataaaatgaattatactgcatactaaattttcccaaaattttcaaaACCATTTGGAAAGTTTCattaagaattttaaaaacaTATCGAATTTTCAAGCATATTTGAAAGTTTTCGATTTTTCATAGACATAGTTTTCGTTAtataattcataaatttttttttaatcaatggatataaaataaaaaaatatgtgttaAAATGTGCAAACTATTCTTGCTGTTATTACTAGCAGATGTATCTAGTCGATGCCTTTGCAAAATCACCTATCGACCAATTGCAATTCCGCCTCTCTCGCGGAACTGAAACTTAACAGGGGAGCAGTGAAACTTATTACAGACCACTTTTTTCTTTTGAGGTTTTTGTTATGATAATAAAGTAATCCTTTTTCTAAATACCTAATAGCATTTAGTTCATGTGAATTTCAATATGCCTGCGGGTTTTCCCCTAACTCGCTTATTTTAACAAAAAGAGCTTAtattcaattttgaaataaaaacttaatttaaccGTTATTTTAAACAATTAGTACTCAGATatcaaattaatgtttttttGGATCGAGTTAGATGTCTGGAGCTATGGGTTATCAAATCTCACTTTTGCGAAT contains:
- the LOC137236799 gene encoding uncharacterized protein, with protein sequence MDISEYIIEKVKENDCLYNLGSSDYKNLNKKQSIFENIGIALNLDGETCRKKWKSLRDTYKRRKRCALSPSGSAAGSATKSWKYMNAMQFLDDYPDSRKTVGNCDPGMINEHTDVYEKSTDCSNSSNREPLIVYESQISENSTDCSNSPNAIMDATFEPYIVYEPQLVDENSKPSNDKAARSYVAQNKNRKSKKQADAEVTSVFKEVLKEWAKTIQEIACALEQEKIRDTKSLLFESLAKTISSANLSQNNVRNIERKVVALVYECLCVQ